The DNA region GTCAAGGGCTCGACCGTTCATGCAGCACACGTCTAATCATTTGGTCTTCCCGAGACACAATTCAAAATTGCAAaatattttaaacaaaaatgttatttctcttcttccaatTGAGGAACGACATGTTGGCGGGGCAACTGTTGATATAGGAATTTTGAAGTGAGGAATACCCTACATTATAAAGGAAGAGACTAAGTCCTCGCGAATTATAAAGGGCTCTCAAGGGGCAAGTTTGAGCAGAGGCACGACTAAGAATCTTAACTAGGCACGAAATGAGAAAGAGGTTTGAAGCGTCAGGAGCTTTTTGGAACACTTTAGTTTGAAGAAGTGTTTGAAACTACAGGGATGAAGGTATGAAAtatggtagaaagggggggggggttgaatagcgttttcagaataaaacttccaccttaagattttatcaaatctttcgagacacaagtaaagtgcttaagataagagatgagaaaagcacacaaggattttatcctggttcacttgatgaatcactcaagctagtccagtccacccgtgaaggtgatttcttccttcttagaatgaaggcaattcactaatcagagatttgttacaactgcacttgaaacctacaagtgactaacaatacactgacttagctcacactaagattcccgctcttagtcttctctaggatccgatcaacttTGATCTcataaaggtaaactaaacaactgtttaagaaatattgtttacaaagaaattgcttctgaaaagcttgtagtaaacacaatgaattcaatgaagaaagaatgcttagaaggtttgaatattgcttgcgcgtataagtttcttccagccgcatctttcagtcttcagcctctatatatactccaaggattagggtttgaacattgcatgggaatgttgccgttggagggcagatctgcgatttccagcttctgctgtggctgagtatgttaggttaggtcgtcaggatagtacatttgcttttgtactttggatagtgacttgacctttaaccttgttgacttctgatcagaggaatgcttcgtgttggaacttgtgaagcttgttgatcagagtcagagggaagcatggatcctctgaccgttgtaccttctgattctgaactcagaggataagtacttggtcttcagagccattttgcttctggacttcagagtcttcacttttcagcttctggatcttcagagtcttctacaccatcagaacttctgagccttcagagtgtctgggttattagagcgtctggatcttcagaacttcaagtgagctgagtccatatcGGAGCTtcattaacttcagatcttctgaagcttttctactgttcagattgaacatagatattgcgaaagcgttgctacggtcactctttaagcaaagtgcttctgatttgtgtgagattatgttaaggtcagagcctattaagagcacactcagaaaacacgttagagtaccataattgttcatactaaaatgttaacttgtaatcatcaaaacatagagttgtactacacgatcaaaacttgatcttacaatctccccctttttgatgatgacaaaaccaagtattttgatgaacaattcttaaacaataaactgaattcactcagagtttagagaaatagaattagacttatcctgatgggaatggtttattttgctcattctgaatccaagtcacagcttgattctgagcctagctccccctgaatctaagacttaatggaaacattagtgatatctagattctgagctaaataataaaagagttcagagtgaaaacgcatgacatagatgaaatgaaataatcagagcgcataagtattcagagtcacgagtggggtatcagagtcaaccaatatcacttcagaagaagtgaaatgtattccttgtatttttccagtgacacatctatggtcataaaggtggaactcttaaattctccaaaagaaaaagaaatcacattaCCACAGCTtatacatcaaaaactgggttatactccccctttttgtcataagcaaaaagcttggggtgtgaaaaacttagcttgaagtacaaggtactccccctgagagaaggtctaagtttcaaaaagatgAATAAGGGATTAATGATGAAAAGAAATTAGCGAATTAATGAAAGGAATTAATGCATAtgttgaacgtttaccaccggccatgggagtaaagagaagcttcagttaccaaagacttaacctcgagaaactgcaagagcaataacttccggagagaGAAGGATGCTTATATAAAGTGATTAGGAACacagtaagcttcacaacaagattACTTTCGAATcacaaatggcatcatacatggttgcattaGAGGAACTCAGAAGGAAGACTTTTGATGAAGATATGTTCATCAATGTGAGGCATCCAGAGGGTTCGAGAACCATACATGAGCTGACCACAACGCTGCTGGAGAAAGATCTTAGTCCAgaattggagaaagatctgaaagagttcctctgcttcgtagaggagattcaggagctgtgcaagctggagctgaatctgctggaagagaaagaagcagTGGAGAAGAATCTGGAGACAATggaagagagtctggagagggatgaacTGAGCAACaggctcggcaacatagagtacacACTCGATCGTctagagaaagagagagtagAGCAGCGCAAATAGtgtaggagaatgaggaaggatcctccattctagagtagTGTAGAGAGTGAATGTAAAATGTAATGtttggttatatatatataagagaaaatttcaaaaatatgtTGTGTTAAATGCAAGAAGAAACACGAAATAAATAATCACATAAGGCAGTAAATAGACTTAAAATATAGaagaaaataactaaaagtttatcaaacagggaaaaaaaatgagagaaatcctaaaactaaggtttttcAGTGCGACGAAGGAGCTCTTGAATAGCTTCATTCATGCTGAacaggagagtctcatgagtgttaagacgttgttccaaaatagcaagtctggaagaacttggctgagtagaagtgGATGGAACATCCTAAAGATTGtcttgagcagagtgaggagcttgagtggagtgTGAATCAGCACTTGTGAAAGGCACTCGTGCAAGAGCTTGACCTCTGAGAGCATCAGCTTCAGCCTGTAACCTCtcagcttctttcagagcttctaactttgcattCACAAGGCGTTCAGCTTCTAGACGTGCGGCCTcgtcttcttgttctttcttctttcttgcttcctcaatagcttcaagtaactcaacccttagttgttgttcatgcatagccactcttctgttgaaacgctgcctttcagcttcaatcctctgaaccctttcagctgtgagatgactcaacaagataggaacttgagcaatcatccaatcacacagatgatcccattcttcagcaacagagtcagggttctcatgaaggtcagtgtgaccttgcacattccgaaccattaatgatgcttcataattaaacacactgacgcactcaagaagggagtaGGGTTTGAGATATGTATAGGGAataatggagagattggtttcaggagaagtgggatGATTAATGTTATttgcttcagaagcaccttgaggagaaccaacatctagagtTTGGACGTTTGATgtgttgatctcaaggttaggctAAGAGGTCtcaacctcagggtttggagatctaaccgaggaatggttagAGACCGAGTTTTCTGATTGGACATGTTCTGGTTGTGAGGGAAGTGTTGGTTGTACAAGAAGAGATGAAGGAGATGCGACATTCAAGGGGACTACTGGAATGGGATGATCTGGATCAACTAGACATTCTGGTCTAGGTTCAGAATATTTCCTTGGGCTAGGAATGGTTTGATAGTACTCAGGAATAGCAGACTCTTTCTGTTtcgcaatttgatcaaattggcgAATGGATTCATAATTATTTGAGGGTGAGGACTCGGCAACATTTGtgggaaaggatacagagggacaaggaGTTGTAGTGTCTATATCATTTGTTCTGCGAACAGGATGATCAGATGCTCtgaggacagagtgatcagaggttctgggttcatggtGAGATTGGTCagaaataatgggttcagaggcttgAGGGTTATATTGAATGGAGAGGTTTGttggtcagctggttgagactcttgaaTGGAAGAGAGTGGGGTAGCAGTGCGATTCAGGAGGGCAGAAATGGGTAGTGCATCAAATGagcttaaatcatcatcaataaatgaaacagcagacttacttgatgatttcACTGCAGATCGAGTCACCCTGGCAGGAGCCTCAGTTCTGGTTACCtcaacagctggttccacacgagttggcttctccacaattctcacttgctttttcaacttctttggtggaggagcatcatcaccatcaccatcagatggagcatttGGCTGAGAGGGTTCctcatgtttcctcttaggcttttcattcttcttcctctgatcaacaccatcagagggatcagtctcttcagaggattcttctataattattcttctcttcttcttcttcttgggaggagaatcaaattcTAGAGCTGGAGGcagggttctgaagaactcatccacATCTATTTCAAAACCTTGTTCCCTCAGATCAGCTAGATAGTGCAAGATGTCAACTGGATCATCAGCTTGGGACCATAGAGGGTAATCGGTCAGAAGGACTTTTCTCTGTCGGATTTCATCAgaggtatcttcatgagcaggtgcCACCTTTGTCTTAATCAATCCCATCTTTTTCATGGATGTggaagtgaagacatcaccaacaacGGTCATCAGATCCTTTGTGCAGCCTGCTTTAGTCAGATCTTCTAACAATTTGCTTTCCAGAAAGAGGTCTGAGAGaaatcttccaaaaggaatgtatctgATTGCAAACTTTGGAGAAGCAgttgttctggacttcttgatgcactctttgagataagagaacaggaagaaaggaaggcagatcttcttgcgGTCCTGAATAAAGAAAAGCATCACTTTCTGACAGAAATTGAGgtaatctggagagcttccctttgtcCTTTTATTGATGCAGTGTAGGAGAttcttgtgccaaatcctcagccTAGGATGAAGTTCTACCACTTTGCAATCATTCTTGCCTGGCTTCcagtttgtgtagagagcttgGTTAACAGCTTCTTTGgtcttgggtttcacctttgattccgatagttggaatctgtagcctgtgcCGGTAttttcacccagaagatcaacaattgaTTTCTCTGTGATGATAATTCTtcttccagcaatgtaggagactACTTGattgtcatcacagtcggcatgtttccagaattcttttACTAATTTGACGTAGACTGGACCACGAAGcttgttgaagtattcttctcAGCCTTGAGCTTTTACTttaggacgaagatcaaactcATTGGCAGCGATGTTGTCAAGATCAAATCttcattcagcaagaacctggagttcatcaGGAGAGTAGACACACGTAACAGCACAACCACTTTGTGCAAGAGGAATCATCTGGCATGTAGCTTGAGCTTCTGGTTGATTTCGCTGGGTTGCGGAGCTCGATTGACCGGTGGCCTGACCCACCACCATGACAGGAAATCTCCTTCCGTCAACAGTTTCACCTCTGTTAGATTTCACCATctctgaagcggttgaaggtttgggtagaaagagagaggatgaatgaagagagagagagatcgtggggattaagggttttgcaaacgagagagagagagagagagtaaaataagcgatggagaacgtgtgtgcatagtggtttttgaaaataaccgttgttgattaaaaagcaaagtaaaatcaacggttaaaaattaaagacatcataacaaacagttaatacacatatcacacgatggagagaagcacatcaacactcattacgacagattgtcagcacgggcacaaggaacaatgtatcatagctactgacacacgtttactgtctcagcttcagagtaagcaccaatgggtacttaacaggtaatggttcatgtttagacatggagaaagttccctttttgagaggggggttagcaactttaacaggtaatggttcatgcaatatagtaccagagggtacaaaacattcatacaaggatttagccttaggcataggaagCTCATTTCTAttaggtctagaatagccaatgccatgcattccatttctgcttacgccatagatcatcgaagccattaagcttctatctacgcttttagcctggaatctttgaaatgatttttcatatttagattcattcttactatcagaggcatcacaagcaactacatcttctaacttagcaatctggttcttaagcacagagttggaattaactaaagcatgattattatttttcaattcagaaataattttctcatgttcagaaggagtcttagaagctgcagagaaatcctttttcaacttttaatgcatagtcaataaagagttatacatatccataatatcagacaaggcatgttttagttcagaggttgagaaagaagcgaatacctcattttcatcgtctgagttaggatcttcttctgatgctgagtcagagttagTGGCATCTTTTGaatctgcttctttgtctttgacaatagccatgagtcattgaacttcaccatcagagtcaacatcctctgactctgactcatcaaaagtcaccatcaaacttttctttgttttgaagtgcttctttggcttcttgtcctttttcagctttggacagtcactcttgtagtgtcctgattctttgcattcgaaACACGTGACTTCCTTgactgaggacttcttctgacctgatgaggattcaaactttcctttggcctttccagagcctttgtacttgttctgcctgtgcttccagatgcggttgagtcttttggagatcagagtcagctcatcttcatcagaatcttctgatgcttcttcagattcttctgcttcaacttggagagcttttgacttctcagatttagacttctcagatttggatttcaaagctatagacttcttcctcagatcctgcatttctgaacgcttcagttcatgacatttcagtatgctgatgagttcttctaaactcatacgctcaacatcccttgtaagctctattgaagtcactaaaggcatccaaattcaggaagacttctgataacccttatgacatgatcttttgaaGTGTAgtttttgttgagaggtcttattccagctacaagcaactgaaatctggaaaacatatcctcaatggactcgttaggttccatgatgaaggattcatacttctggatcaaggacaacgcctttgattctttcactttcttgtttccttcatgggacattttcaaggattcaaagatacccttggcaaactcacgatctgtaatcttctggtactcttcataggaaatagcgctaagaagaatagctctagctttgtggtgctgtgagtaaagcttcttttgctcaccagtcatctctgatctggagatcttcttgccatcaacatcaactggacgctcgtagccatccacaatgatatcccaaaGATCTGcgtcgaagcccagaaagaaacttttaagtatgtctttccaatattcgaacctttgaccatcgaacatgggaggctttgcattgtaaccatctttttgcatttcactggtggtagccatttgtttttcacaccggcccggatcactgaacactgttaggtgtggtaatcagaacttgcgctctgataccaattgaaattgaaggtatgaaaaacggtagaaagggggggggttgaatagcgttttcagaataaaacttccaccttaagattttatcaaatctttcgagacacaagtaaagtgcttaagataagatatgagaaaagcacacaaggattttatcctggttcacttgatgaatcactcaagctagtccagtccacccgtgaaggtgatttcttccttcttagaatgaaggcaattcactaatcagagatttgttacaactgcacttgaaacctacaagtgactaacaatacactgacttagctcacactaagattcacgctcttagtcttctctaggatccgatcaaccttgatctcctaaaggtaaactaaacaactgtttaagaaatattgtttacaaagaaattgcttctgaaaagcttgtagtaaacacaatgaattcaatgaagaaagaatgcttagaaggtttgaatattgcttgcgcgtataagtttcttccaaccgcatctttcagtcttcagcctctatgtatactccaaggattagggtttgaacattgcatggggatgttaccgttggagggaagatctgggatttccagcttctgctgtggctgagtatgttaggttaggtcgtcaggatagtacatttgcttttgtattttggatagtgacttgacctttaaccttgttgacttctgatcagaggaatgcttcgtgttggaacttgtgaagcttgttgatcagagtcagagggaagcatggatcctctgaccgttgtaccttctgattctgaactcagaggataagtacttggtcttcagagccactTTGcttttggacttcagagtcttcacttttcagcttctggatcttcagagtcttctacacaatcagaacttctgagccttcagagtgtctgggttatcagagcgtctggatcttcagaacttcaagtgagctgagtccatatcagagcttcattaacttcagatcttctgaaacTTTTCTACTGTACAGATTGAACAAAgatattgcgaaagcgttgctagggtcactctttaagcaaagtgcttctgatttgtgtgagattatgttaaggtcagaacctgttaagagcacactcggaaaacaaattagagtaccataattattcatactaaaatgttaacttgtaatcatcaaaacatagagttgtactacacgatcaaaacttgatcttacaagggaAGCCTCGAGGAGATCCGAACACTTAGGAGATTTTCTAATAAGGCTCCAAGAGAACATCGGTCTTCGAAGAAGGTTCGATGCTTGGCACTACAATTAGTCAAAGATGAAGGTGTTCACGACGCTTTTAAGCACACAACTGAAGCCCTAGCTCGAACCCATACTCGAAGCGAGAAGGATCCAAAATCCAAGATCTAAAGAATCTAGAGGTTTCGCGCAACATTCTTCCCCCAAGTCTACAAAGTTATATAGGCATTTGACATGGGTGCGTGGAGATCAAGTTATGACTTAGAAGATAAGGATTCAAAGAATTTCAAGGCTTGTCGAGGGAACGACTTAGGTCTATGCAGTTATTTTCCATGTAATCTAGTCCCTGGTATTGGTTAGTTATTTTCAACTCTAGAACTATTAATTGATCAATGTAACCCTAGAATATGGGTCGGAAACTGAAATACTAATACTCTAAATGTCCACACGCCGATCACACAGACAAGAGGCTACACAAGTTAATGTATAAGAGTTCCTTCCAACCtttttactttaattttatgaaatttaatTCAATTACATTACTTCAATTACTTTATCGcagataaataataataatcgtAAAAGCTGGGTCTTACAAGTGTGCTACAATATCTGTCAAAACCTCAAGAGACTAACCCACTTAGATAGATCTCAACTAAAATCGAAAATCAGAGACAAGTTCAACCGACAACGAGACCTGTCTAACCGCTCGATACTTGCAAACAGAGACTCAAACCAATCAGTACTGACCAAAATATCTCGACCAATGGCGACAACAACCATTAACGTTAACAACACCACCAAAACCACTTCGACCACATCTCTAAGCCCACAACCGCACCAATCAAAAATCTCGAGGAAAAGAAAACCCACCAACACAACGAGAAAATCTCTCTATTATATATGAATATATAGTAGTAAAAATTATTTGAATAGATAATAATCAACGAATTAATAGTGAAATAACTTTTAATAGTTTTAAATTCATTTAACAATATACATATggttaaaaatattttagaatCCTAGTTTTTGTACATTTTGACCGTATTAGTATCTATTcagttttaaaaataattttataatattattagttaataatacataaataaatcaattaGTATTTGTCCTAAATAATactattttatattaaattttaattattttagtttttcagTAATATTTTAGTAGTGATTAATTAATTAGTATTAAACTTTTTAtagatttatattttttaattataatactatatatgtgtgtgtgtgtgcacgTAGTAGTAAAACTTATTTGGATAGATATTAATGAAATAATTAATAgtgaattaaattttaataatattcataCTATTAAAAGTATTAATTTAAAGTCCTAGTTTTTGTATATTTTGACCGTATTAATatctattaaattttaaaaattaattttataatattattaattaataatatataaatgataaattaatatttataataaataataatcttttgttaaataattaatgttttgataaaaataaaaaaaaacaagctTCTATATAGTTGTTTGTCTCAAGGCTCAATTTTCAACTTTGTCTACTCAACTCATCTTGTTGTTTAACTTCAACGAGACTTTTCGCTCTCATGGACATCTCTCGTCCACCAAATTTGTTGTGCCAGCAATTCCTTCCCGGTGAACTCATTGCAGAGATTCTGTCATGGCTTCCGGTGAAAACCCTTCTAGGACTTAGGTGCGTGAGTAAGTCCTTGAATACACTCATCACCTCTGATCTCAGCTTCGTCAAATTGCACCATCGAAGATCGGTTGCACAAAAACCCCAACTCTTGATTCATGCCTATGACAATTACATCTTCGATGTTAACATCACACCTATGAACCTTTCTATCGCTTCTTAGACATTAGGTCCATGTGCAACCAGCTCATTGGTTCTTGCACTGGCTTGATCTGCATACACAGTCTTTATGTCTACGACAAGATTCGAGAGAATTCGCTTTTTTTCTGGAACCCTGCTACCAGGTTGATATCTAAAAAGTTAGGGATCTTTCATGGTAATGTCGACTCTACCAATTTCACCTTTGGCTATGATTATTCAACTAACACTTACAAGGTGGTGTGTTTTGAATTGGAGAGTGGTAGAAGAAACTCACAAGGAATTCTAGTGAAAGTTTTCACCTTGGGTGATAATCTTTGGAGGGACATACAACGTTTACCTGTGGATGTGATTACTCTCCATAGTAGATTTCATAATTCGAATGATGGAGTGAATTTGAATGACACTCTCAACTGGATAGCACTTCATGATAATCACACTCAGTTTTATGATCCAGAGGTTGTTACTGTTGAGAAATTTATGATTCTTTCTCTTGATTTGGCTACGGAGAAATACTTCCCTTTGTAGTGCTGAAAGTTGAGGCTTTGATGGATTGCTTGTGCTTTTGtcatgttttggaaaaaactCATTTTGTTATTTGGCAGATGAAAAAGTTTGGGGTTGAAAACTCGTGGACTCAGTTGTTCAAGATTAGTTACCAGGATCTTCAAATTCAACTCAAGTTTGAATTTCAGTATCAACTTGTTCCATTGTGCATCTATAATGGTCATACACTGATTTTGGCATATTCTGATTGTGATCGAGCAATAATCTTTAACATGAGAGACAATAGAGCAGAGGAACTAGACTTACAAATAATATATGTTGGTCTTCTACTCTGAAGTATGCTGAAAGTTTGGTTTCCCCTTATTGAGAGTAACAATAAATCTTTGTATGATTTTATGTTAGACAATGTTTCTTAAAATCCTTGTCATTTCATACAAGAATCTATACATGATATATTATGTGACTATTTCTTAAGATGACTTAGTTTTATTGTATTGTTGAATGATTGTCGATTGGTTGTTGTTAATGGTTCGACAATCTTTGGATTTGgtgaattttattttcttttaaatttattatatgCTAGAAAATAAACAGATTTTTTGAAAGGGAAATTATCAATAAATGATTTTCCTAATAGAAAATACATTCTCTCTTGAACATTGAGTTGATCTTTAGAACATTTTAAATAGAACAAGAGTGGTACTTGTACAAAATAatgaaaaagtaaaagagaaaaacagaTAGTTATGAATTAGGAAGATTTTTATTTTGGTacatagaaaaattaaaaacaacacTACAAGACAACTAAATCCTTCTGAAGAAGGGGAAGCACTTCTACAGAAGGAGAAACTAAATCAACAACAGGGCACTGTAACCTCGCTCTCAATCCAGCAAGGTAATCTGCAGGTACATTTCCTTCACGGGGAACAAAGCCTATCTTGATCTCCCAATTTCTCAAGAGGAGAAGATAAATATCCACCAGTAAGCTGCTATAACGATGGAATTCAACTTCGCGCTTTTCAACCGCACGAACAACTTCAAGACAATCCATCCCACAGATAATCTTCCTCCAATTCTCTCACCAAAGAAACTGCAAACCCATCGCCAGCGCTTGCAGCTCCGCGTACAAAGCGTCACCTCCAGTAGCCCCTGCATAAAAGCCACCTAACTAGGCCCTTGAAGAATCTCGAACCAGTCTCCCATCCCCATACGCTTGAGGATTGGGCTGTAAGCACCATCAACCATGAGAGATGTAACACTCGGACTTTCATGGGTGACAATTAGTAACttgttaaagtaaatatgcaatgatTTCCAAAAAGGATTTATAAATGcgggtattttttttcttttcatagcatttctaaaacatgtcatgcatactcccaactgtaaataaatttacatcTAGCCTTAAATAAGGCAAGTACCCGAAGGTAACAACATATGAACCCAACTTACAAACCTAACAAGAATTAGATTCACCAAGGAATCTAATACGCAATGACATCATAAATCCAATATATTCCCTACGATTTCCACATCGGAGAATCACAAGGAAGCAATGCACCGAAACCTAcacaaaaccacaaacaatACTTATAAAATAATCAAGTAAGCTTTAACCAACAGTGGTAAGCTCTCTACCCTAAAGGTTCTAGCCTTACACCCGACTTTATTCTTTGAGTCTTCTACTGTTCCTCCACGTAGAGCAGCATCTGCTCACATCGCCACCTATCATCGTCTGGTAGTTTGCCGACCACCCAAACATAAACAATACAAACAAGGCAAGGAGCGATGGTCAACTCACAAAATAATGTATATAAGACAGAAaacagataaagtataaggggatAGATATATAGGTTCGATAAGGCTTATCATGtgtcacgacccaaaatcctaagtcgtgaccggcgcacagactaACACCCTAGTCTGGCAAGCCTGTTTCTCacaaaatcattttccaaactATTTTCCAAAATTATACATGTTgctctatattttaaaataattcaacaaAACCTCCTTTCAAATGGTTTTCATCATAACCAGAATTCCATGAAAACACAAATGTCAATTTCATCACTAAAGTACaatttcttaaataaaataataagtaaCAATTTAGAATCAATCCACCTAAGAAtccctatagctgcagataacTACAATCAAATAAAAGACACCAATCGAGCCACCAACCAAAGAAGGCCTACCAATAAGAAAACTGAAAGATCTGAATCTGACAACAGTCCGCTACTCAGTTGCCTGAAAATCTGTGGATGAAAATAAggaatggggtaagtcacaaagacttagtgaggatttaacaaccaccatgaacaggaaggGGAAACATAATAGACACGAGTTTTCGCTCTCAACTCAGTATAAAGAATTTACATCATCAATAATCTCAACTC from Lotus japonicus ecotype B-129 chromosome 2, LjGifu_v1.2 includes:
- the LOC130736558 gene encoding F-box/kelch-repeat protein At3g23880-like encodes the protein MCNQLIGSCTGLICIHSLYVYDKIRENSLFFWNPATRLISKKLGIFHGNVDSTNFTFGYDYSTNTYKVVCFELESGRRNSQGILVKVFTLGDNLWRDIQRLPVDVITLHSRFHNSNDGVNLNDTLNWIALHDNHTQFYDPEVVTVEKFMILSLDLATEKYFPL